The following proteins are co-located in the Desulfoscipio sp. XC116 genome:
- the leuB gene encoding 3-isopropylmalate dehydrogenase — MYTITLLPGDGIGPEVVAGAVQVLQAVQEHTGEEFVTREAPFGGNAYDKTGTPLPEETLKLCLAGDAVLLGAVGGPKWDHLPVQQRPEVGALLPLRKNLEVFANLRPSIVFPALADASTLKREVVDGLDIMVVRELTGGIYFGSKHRETLPEGGVKVVETLEYTTGEIERVARVAFELARKRTGKLTSVDKANVLESSRLWREVVSGLAGEYPDVELDHILVDNCAMQLVRYPKQFDVLLTENMFGDILSDQASQLTGSIGMLPSASLGGKVGLYEPIHGSAPDIAGQNLANPIATILSVAMMLRHSFNLPQAAELVEQAVAGVLDEGYRTADIMQPGMRQVGTVEMAELIGVRLKLS; from the coding sequence ATGTATACTATCACGTTATTGCCCGGAGACGGTATCGGGCCGGAGGTGGTCGCCGGGGCCGTGCAGGTGTTGCAGGCGGTGCAAGAGCACACCGGTGAGGAGTTTGTGACGCGGGAGGCCCCATTTGGCGGCAATGCTTACGATAAAACAGGCACCCCGCTGCCTGAAGAAACACTTAAGCTTTGCCTTGCCGGGGATGCCGTGCTGCTGGGAGCGGTGGGCGGTCCCAAGTGGGATCATCTGCCCGTGCAGCAGCGCCCCGAGGTGGGTGCGCTGCTGCCCCTGCGCAAAAATCTGGAGGTATTCGCCAACCTGCGCCCGTCGATTGTTTTCCCGGCCCTGGCTGATGCCAGCACCCTGAAACGGGAAGTTGTGGACGGACTTGATATAATGGTGGTGCGGGAACTTACCGGAGGTATCTATTTTGGCTCCAAACACCGGGAAACGCTGCCGGAAGGCGGTGTCAAGGTGGTCGAGACATTAGAGTACACCACCGGGGAAATTGAGCGGGTGGCCCGGGTGGCTTTTGAACTGGCCCGTAAAAGGACCGGCAAACTTACTTCGGTGGATAAAGCCAATGTGCTGGAAAGCTCGCGTTTGTGGCGGGAGGTCGTATCCGGCCTGGCCGGGGAATATCCCGATGTGGAACTTGACCACATACTGGTAGACAACTGTGCCATGCAACTGGTGCGCTATCCCAAACAATTCGACGTGCTGCTTACCGAGAACATGTTTGGCGATATATTAAGCGATCAGGCTTCACAATTGACCGGTTCCATCGGCATGCTGCCCTCGGCCAGCCTGGGCGGTAAAGTGGGGCTGTATGAACCCATACACGGCTCCGCCCCGGACATAGCGGGACAAAACCTGGCCAACCCCATAGCCACTATCCTTTCGGTGGCTATGATGCTGCGCCACTCCTTTAACCTGCCACAGGCCGCCGAGCTGGTGGAACAGGCCGTAGCCGGCGTACTGGACGAAGGTTACCGCACCGCCGACATTATGCAGCCCGGTATGCGGCAGGTAGGCACAGTGGAGATGGCCGAGCTAATTGGGGTCAGGCTTAAACTTTCTTAA
- a CDS encoding methyl-accepting chemotaxis protein yields the protein MNIKKLTLTRYILRTAILAMPGGAIIGFVAFTCFSTVIGALIFGGIGASLIGIGISTKNYKQLIDPMKTIMGDLDLLISRSNIKDVKEIKTIEDINRAFGLVIDNLTGNLNVMAERIEETSKQIIQYVEQSTAGAIGTASSIDQVSGNVQQVAANSQNIAKTADDTAVKVQKGHEGIERILEQMDAIKNAASSSGEENKSLHESTTKISQIAELITQIADQTNLLALNAAIESARAGEHGRGFAVVAEEVRKLAEQSANAAREIHDLINTTQQKSHKVLQVMTQGAEQVAASTQVVHDVENTFNSIIESVQHLAGDVKAVASASEEISSAIQNVSATAEEQSSLMEQFAGTAQILNDLTEDITALAKGFKEHRQ from the coding sequence ATGAACATTAAGAAATTAACGCTGACTAGATACATACTCAGAACTGCTATTTTAGCCATGCCGGGTGGCGCGATTATAGGTTTTGTTGCTTTTACTTGTTTTAGTACGGTGATCGGTGCTTTGATATTTGGCGGCATAGGCGCGTCATTAATTGGCATAGGCATTAGTACTAAAAATTACAAGCAGCTTATTGACCCAATGAAAACGATCATGGGTGATTTGGACCTGCTTATTTCTCGCAGCAATATAAAGGACGTCAAGGAAATCAAAACCATAGAGGATATTAACAGGGCATTCGGGCTGGTTATTGATAATCTTACCGGTAATTTAAACGTTATGGCGGAGAGAATCGAAGAAACCTCAAAGCAAATTATTCAATATGTAGAGCAAAGTACCGCCGGGGCGATAGGGACAGCTTCCTCAATAGACCAGGTATCCGGCAACGTGCAGCAGGTGGCGGCCAATTCTCAAAATATCGCCAAAACCGCCGATGATACTGCCGTGAAGGTCCAAAAAGGCCATGAGGGTATTGAACGCATATTGGAGCAAATGGATGCTATAAAAAATGCGGCGTCCAGCAGCGGAGAAGAGAATAAGTCATTGCATGAATCGACTACTAAGATATCCCAAATTGCTGAATTAATTACCCAAATTGCCGACCAAACCAACTTGCTGGCGCTCAATGCCGCTATTGAATCGGCCAGGGCCGGGGAACATGGCCGTGGATTTGCCGTGGTGGCCGAAGAAGTGAGGAAACTGGCTGAACAATCTGCGAACGCGGCCAGGGAAATCCATGATCTTATCAACACTACTCAACAAAAATCCCATAAGGTACTCCAGGTTATGACGCAAGGGGCGGAACAGGTAGCAGCTAGTACACAAGTTGTGCATGATGTGGAGAACACGTTTAATAGTATTATTGAGTCCGTGCAGCATTTGGCAGGTGATGTAAAGGCAGTGGCGTCGGCCTCGGAAGAAATTTCTTCGGCCATACAGAATGTGTCTGCGACGGCGGAAGAGCAGTCGTCCTTAATGGAGCAATTTGCCGGCACTGCGCAAATACTTAATGATTTAACGGAAGATATAACAGCACTTGCAAAGGGGTTTAAAGAGCACAGGCAGTAG
- the cdaA gene encoding diadenylate cyclase CdaA, producing the protein MEYLRVLKDNLSLNLDLFNIVSIIDILIVAFVLYRLIMLIQGTRAVQLIKGLVVLLVATAVSSLLNLNTVHWLLRYTMTGLFVALPIVFQPELRRALEKLGGGDFFARPLTQMAEGDRSALINEVVRAALNMSATRTGALIVLERTIGLQEFADTGVKIDGMVSAELLMNIFITKSPLHDGAAIIRGDRLVAAACVLPLSESRELSRELGTRHRAAVGLTEQSDAPTVVVSEETGNVSMALEGTLYRRLNEAGLRELLIKFLQPATTRSALSSLWQRR; encoded by the coding sequence ATGGAATACCTCAGGGTGCTGAAAGATAACCTCAGTCTTAATTTGGACTTGTTTAATATAGTCAGTATTATTGATATTTTAATCGTGGCCTTTGTACTTTATCGTTTAATTATGCTTATCCAAGGCACACGGGCTGTGCAATTGATTAAAGGTTTGGTGGTTCTGCTCGTAGCCACCGCGGTGAGCAGTCTGCTTAATTTGAACACCGTGCATTGGTTGCTTAGATATACTATGACAGGCCTGTTTGTGGCGCTGCCCATTGTATTTCAGCCGGAGCTGCGCCGTGCTCTGGAAAAGCTGGGCGGCGGCGACTTCTTTGCCCGTCCGCTGACTCAGATGGCCGAAGGTGATCGGAGTGCCTTAATTAATGAGGTGGTGCGGGCGGCCCTTAATATGTCCGCTACCAGAACCGGGGCGCTGATTGTACTGGAACGCACCATAGGCCTGCAGGAATTTGCGGATACGGGTGTCAAGATAGACGGTATGGTATCAGCGGAGCTGCTGATGAACATTTTTATCACCAAGTCGCCGCTGCACGACGGAGCCGCCATTATCCGGGGAGACAGGCTTGTCGCCGCGGCCTGCGTTTTGCCGTTATCCGAAAGCAGGGAATTAAGCAGGGAGCTGGGCACCAGGCACCGGGCCGCCGTGGGATTGACGGAGCAATCGGACGCTCCGACGGTGGTGGTATCGGAAGAAACGGGCAATGTATCCATGGCCCTGGAAGGAACCCTTTACCGGCGTTTGAATGAGGCGGGATTGCGTGAGCTGCTGATTAAGTTTTTACAACCTGCCACCACACGCAGTGCTCTGTCTTCACTGTGGCAGAGGAGGTGA
- the larC gene encoding nickel insertion protein produces MVYSEEVLVMETAVDDMNSEFFPYLVDRLLEAGALDAYLQPIIMKKGRPGTMLTVLAREDRQDVLLKIIYSETSTLGVRLRTERRICLHRDFLTAQTDYGAVRVKLALEEPGEQPLRYAPEFEDCRARAQEHSVPVQSVYRAAMLAVEDSLKNSK; encoded by the coding sequence ATGGTTTATTCTGAAGAAGTGCTGGTTATGGAAACCGCTGTTGACGATATGAACTCGGAATTTTTTCCATATCTGGTGGACCGGCTGTTGGAGGCCGGCGCCTTGGACGCTTACTTGCAGCCCATTATTATGAAGAAGGGGCGGCCCGGGACTATGCTTACGGTGCTGGCCAGGGAGGACAGGCAAGACGTTCTTTTAAAAATTATTTACTCGGAAACATCTACTCTGGGGGTGCGCTTGCGTACTGAACGGCGCATTTGCCTGCACCGGGATTTTCTCACGGCGCAGACTGACTATGGTGCGGTGCGGGTTAAACTGGCTCTGGAAGAACCCGGGGAACAGCCGCTGAGGTACGCCCCGGAGTTCGAGGACTGCCGGGCCAGAGCTCAAGAGCACAGTGTGCCGGTACAAAGTGTATACCGGGCGGCAATGCTGGCGGTGGAGGACTCGTTAAAAAATAGTAAATAG
- the larE gene encoding ATP-dependent sacrificial sulfur transferase LarE: MQKYRQLKDHLRAFKSMLVAFSGGADSTFLLDAAIDVLGADNVLAVNFHAPFHEENELIEVRELAAHFNCRLEVIRDSGLLDNADFCANPPGRCYICKGTILAALLALAEQEGLDAVAEGSNADDSRDYRPGGQAVRELHVLSPLQSVCFTKQEIRQLSGERGLPTWNKPSSPCLCSRIPYGSPITYAKLRQIEYAESFLKDAGFPEVRLRHHDCLARIEIPADKMADLLDGQMLSRVQSCLRGLGFQYITLDLHGLRSGSLNEILRV; this comes from the coding sequence ATGCAAAAATACCGACAGTTGAAGGACCATTTGCGGGCCTTTAAAAGCATGCTGGTAGCCTTCTCCGGCGGGGCGGACAGTACCTTTCTCCTTGATGCGGCTATCGACGTACTTGGAGCGGACAATGTGCTGGCGGTTAATTTCCATGCTCCCTTTCATGAGGAAAACGAATTAATTGAAGTGCGGGAACTGGCCGCCCACTTTAATTGCCGGCTGGAGGTTATACGGGACAGCGGTTTGTTGGATAATGCCGATTTCTGTGCCAACCCGCCCGGCCGGTGTTACATTTGTAAGGGTACTATTTTAGCCGCATTACTGGCACTGGCCGAACAAGAAGGCCTGGACGCCGTGGCTGAAGGCTCCAACGCCGATGACTCGCGTGATTATCGCCCCGGCGGGCAAGCGGTGCGGGAATTGCATGTGCTAAGCCCTTTGCAGAGCGTTTGCTTTACCAAGCAAGAAATCAGGCAGTTGTCCGGAGAGCGGGGACTGCCCACCTGGAACAAACCCTCCTCACCGTGTTTATGCTCGCGCATTCCTTACGGCAGTCCGATTACATATGCAAAACTGCGGCAAATTGAGTATGCGGAAAGTTTCTTAAAGGATGCCGGTTTCCCCGAGGTGCGGCTGCGGCATCACGACTGTTTGGCCCGCATTGAAATACCCGCCGATAAAATGGCTGATTTATTGGACGGGCAAATGCTGTCCCGGGTGCAAAGCTGCCTGAGAGGCCTGGGGTTTCAATACATAACTTTAGACCTGCACGGCCTAAGAAGCGGCAGCTTAAATGAAATATTGCGGGTTTAA
- a CDS encoding 2-isopropylmalate synthase, with protein MNNRVYIFDTTLRDGEQSPGVSLNVSEKLEIAKQLARLGVDIIEAGFPITSQGDFEAVKSIAREVRGVTVAGLARPNFADIDRAWEAVKQADQARIHTFIATSDIHLKHKLRMNREQVLEAAVAGVKRAKSYTADVEFSAEDASRSDLDFLCRVLEAVIGAGATTVNIPDTVGYTTPDEYAEFIRSIMTRTKGIERAIVSVHCHDDLGLAVSNSLAAVLAGARQVEGAINGIGERAGNASIEEFVMALYTRRDRYGLETAVNTEEIYRTSKLVSKLTGMDIQPNKAVVGKNAFAHESGIHQDGVLKERTTYEIMNPAMVGLSHSNLVLGKHSGRHAFRSRLVELGFVLNEDELNKAFARFKDLADRKKEITDQDIEAIVENEIRKVPAVYELSYLHISSGTTVVPTATVGLARGEEMLEEAACCGNGPVDAICKAVDKITGYSCRLASWGINAITAGKDALGEVTLRIAENNHEKLYMGRGISTDVLEASARAYVNAVNKMIYEKDNHCD; from the coding sequence ATGAACAACCGGGTGTATATTTTTGACACTACTCTGCGTGACGGGGAGCAATCCCCGGGGGTGAGTTTAAATGTCAGCGAAAAGTTGGAGATTGCCAAACAACTGGCCCGGCTGGGTGTGGATATTATTGAGGCGGGTTTTCCCATCACCTCTCAGGGTGATTTTGAAGCCGTAAAAAGCATTGCCCGGGAGGTGCGGGGGGTAACCGTGGCCGGGCTGGCCCGTCCCAATTTTGCCGATATCGACCGGGCCTGGGAGGCCGTCAAACAGGCCGATCAGGCGCGTATCCACACTTTTATCGCCACTTCGGATATTCATCTCAAGCACAAGCTGCGTATGAACAGGGAACAAGTGCTGGAGGCCGCCGTGGCGGGGGTAAAGCGTGCCAAAAGCTATACTGCCGACGTTGAGTTTTCCGCCGAGGACGCTTCCCGCAGTGATTTGGATTTTTTATGCCGGGTGTTGGAGGCGGTCATTGGGGCGGGAGCAACCACCGTTAATATACCCGACACCGTGGGCTACACCACTCCGGATGAATATGCCGAGTTTATCCGCAGTATTATGACCCGCACCAAAGGCATTGAAAGAGCCATCGTCAGCGTGCACTGCCATGATGACCTGGGCTTGGCCGTGTCCAATTCCCTGGCGGCGGTGCTGGCCGGAGCCAGGCAAGTGGAAGGGGCCATCAACGGTATCGGGGAAAGGGCGGGCAACGCTTCTATCGAGGAATTTGTCATGGCTTTATATACCAGGCGTGACCGGTACGGTCTGGAAACGGCCGTCAATACCGAAGAAATATACCGCACCAGCAAGCTGGTGAGCAAACTCACCGGCATGGATATTCAGCCCAATAAGGCGGTGGTGGGCAAGAACGCCTTTGCTCACGAATCGGGCATTCACCAGGACGGGGTTTTGAAAGAGCGCACCACCTATGAAATTATGAACCCGGCCATGGTGGGCCTGTCCCACAGCAATTTGGTGCTGGGCAAGCACAGCGGGCGGCACGCTTTCCGCTCCCGGCTGGTGGAATTGGGCTTCGTATTAAATGAAGATGAGCTGAATAAAGCTTTTGCCCGTTTCAAGGATTTGGCCGACCGTAAGAAGGAAATCACCGACCAGGATATTGAGGCCATTGTAGAAAACGAGATTCGCAAAGTGCCGGCTGTCTATGAACTGTCCTACTTGCATATCAGCAGCGGCACCACGGTGGTGCCCACAGCCACGGTCGGCTTGGCCAGGGGCGAAGAAATGCTGGAGGAGGCGGCCTGCTGCGGTAATGGCCCGGTGGACGCTATCTGCAAGGCGGTGGACAAAATAACGGGCTACAGCTGCCGGCTGGCCAGCTGGGGCATTAACGCCATCACCGCCGGTAAGGACGCTCTGGGCGAAGTTACTTTGCGTATAGCCGAGAACAATCACGAAAAGCTGTACATGGGCCGGGGCATCAGTACCGACGTGCTGGAAGCCAGTGCCCGGGCTTATGTCAACGCAGTCAATAAAATGATTTACGAAAAAGATAATCACTGTGATTAA
- the cimA gene encoding citramalate synthase codes for MPRVEIYDTTLRDGNQGEGISLSAKDKVKIALRLDELGFHYIEGGWPGSNPKDLRFFELIKEHRLKNARICAFGSTRKSGMAADRDENLQQIVRSNVPVATVFGKTWDFHVHHALLTTLEDNLNMIQESVAYLKQQGMEVFYDAEHFFDGFAANQEYALATLQAAKNGGAARIILCDTNGGRLPNEIYDMVSAAGRVLDVPLGVHCHNDGELAVANSLAAVQAGAIQVQGTINGYGERCGNANLCSIIPNLAFKCRLPSIPGQSLAELTELSRFVSELANMHPMDNQPYVGGSAFAHKAGVHVNALLKNPHTYEHIEPEMVGNRRRVLVSDQSGLSNLQYKYQELDLGLGLDKEENRRLLEELKELENQGYQFEGAEGSFELRLRKAFHGYQEPFSLENLKILIEVRDGSVYSEAIIKINVNGQVVHTAAEGNGPVNALDNALRKALEGFYPEISGMQLNDYKVRVLDEKDGTGAVVRVLVETGDGHCSWGTVGVSPNIIEASWEALVDSIAYGLLRQRNKDELDTKKMITGVFRGKC; via the coding sequence TTGCCAAGAGTGGAAATATATGATACGACCTTGCGGGACGGGAACCAGGGAGAGGGTATTTCCTTGTCCGCTAAGGATAAAGTTAAAATAGCCCTCAGACTGGATGAACTGGGCTTTCATTATATTGAGGGGGGCTGGCCGGGTTCCAATCCCAAAGATTTGCGTTTTTTTGAACTGATTAAGGAACACCGGCTGAAAAATGCCCGCATCTGTGCTTTTGGCAGCACCAGAAAATCTGGTATGGCCGCTGACCGAGATGAAAATTTGCAGCAAATTGTCCGTTCCAATGTACCGGTGGCCACAGTATTTGGCAAAACATGGGACTTTCATGTCCATCATGCTTTGCTGACTACTTTAGAAGATAATCTAAACATGATTCAAGAATCGGTGGCTTATTTAAAACAGCAAGGCATGGAAGTATTTTATGATGCCGAACATTTTTTTGACGGCTTTGCGGCAAATCAGGAATATGCTTTGGCCACATTACAGGCGGCTAAAAACGGGGGCGCCGCCCGGATTATCCTTTGCGATACCAATGGCGGACGGCTGCCCAATGAAATTTATGATATGGTATCGGCGGCCGGCCGGGTTTTAGACGTGCCTTTAGGGGTGCACTGTCATAACGACGGCGAACTGGCCGTGGCCAACTCACTGGCCGCCGTGCAGGCCGGGGCGATCCAGGTGCAGGGCACCATTAACGGTTATGGCGAGCGCTGCGGCAATGCCAACCTGTGCTCCATTATACCCAATCTGGCCTTTAAATGCCGGCTGCCCAGCATACCCGGGCAAAGCCTGGCCGAGCTGACGGAGCTGTCCCGGTTTGTCAGTGAGTTAGCCAATATGCACCCTATGGATAACCAGCCCTATGTGGGGGGCAGTGCCTTTGCCCACAAAGCCGGGGTGCATGTTAACGCGCTGTTGAAAAATCCTCACACCTACGAGCACATTGAGCCCGAAATGGTGGGCAATCGGCGCCGGGTGCTGGTTTCCGACCAGAGCGGCTTAAGCAACTTGCAGTATAAGTACCAGGAGCTGGATTTGGGGCTGGGTTTGGACAAAGAGGAAAACCGCAGGCTGCTGGAGGAGTTAAAAGAGCTGGAAAATCAGGGCTATCAATTTGAAGGCGCCGAGGGTTCGTTTGAACTGCGCCTGCGCAAGGCCTTCCACGGTTATCAGGAGCCGTTCTCGCTGGAGAACCTAAAAATTTTGATCGAAGTGCGTGACGGCAGCGTTTATTCCGAGGCCATTATCAAGATTAATGTCAACGGTCAGGTGGTGCATACCGCCGCCGAGGGCAACGGCCCGGTTAACGCCCTGGACAATGCGCTGCGCAAGGCCCTGGAGGGTTTTTACCCGGAAATTTCCGGTATGCAGCTTAACGACTATAAAGTGCGGGTGCTGGATGAAAAGGACGGCACCGGAGCCGTGGTGCGGGTACTGGTGGAAACCGGAGACGGACACTGTTCCTGGGGTACGGTAGGGGTAAGTCCCAATATTATCGAGGCCAGCTGGGAAGCTTTGGTGGATAGTATCGCCTATGGTTTGTTGCGACAGCGGAATAAGGATGAATTGGATACCAAAAAAATGATTACCGGGGTTTTCCGCGGTAAATGCTAA
- the leuD gene encoding 3-isopropylmalate dehydratase small subunit — MLLQGKTWKFGADVDTDAIIPARYLNTSDPAELAKHCMEDADPGFPGKVQPGDIIVADKNFGCGSSREHAPIAIKAAGVSCVIAKSFARIFYRNAFNIGLPIFECPEAALAIREGDALTVDSAQGLIKNLTKNETYQATPVPEFMQQIIAAGGLIGYVSERLRGAEQGVK; from the coding sequence ATGCTGCTGCAAGGCAAGACATGGAAATTCGGCGCTGATGTGGATACCGATGCCATCATACCGGCCCGGTACTTAAATACCTCCGATCCGGCCGAGCTGGCCAAACACTGCATGGAGGATGCCGATCCGGGGTTTCCCGGCAAAGTACAGCCGGGCGACATAATTGTGGCCGATAAGAACTTCGGCTGCGGCAGTTCCCGGGAACACGCCCCCATAGCCATTAAGGCGGCCGGGGTAAGCTGTGTAATCGCCAAATCCTTTGCCCGGATATTCTACCGCAACGCCTTTAATATCGGATTGCCTATATTTGAGTGTCCCGAGGCGGCCCTGGCCATCCGGGAAGGCGATGCGCTAACCGTGGATTCGGCGCAAGGTTTGATTAAAAACCTGACTAAAAACGAAACCTACCAGGCTACCCCGGTGCCCGAGTTTATGCAGCAAATCATTGCCGCCGGAGGGCTGATCGGCTATGTATCGGAAAGACTGCGGGGAGCGGAACAAGGAGTGAAATAA
- the leuC gene encoding 3-isopropylmalate dehydratase large subunit yields MAMTITEKILAAHAGMDRVEPGQLINVKVDLALGNDITAPVAVREFERIGVKTVWDRERVVIVPDHFVPNKDIKSAEQVKGLREFVRKHNLTHFYEVGRMGVEHCLLPEQGLVGPGDLVIGADSHTCTYGALGAFSTGVGSTDLAAAMALGETWLKVPESIKFVYNGELPRWVGGKDLILYTIGRIGVDGALYMAMEFAGPAVETLGIEGRLTMANMAVEAGAKNGIVPPDEITRRYVEGRAKRPYKFYQSDADARYAQVIEIDVSKLEPQIAFPHLPENTRPVSEAADVIIDQVVIGSCTNGRLSDLQLAAEVLKGRRVNNNLRLLVIPGTQDIYMQALREGLVEQFIEAGAAVSTPTCGPCLGGHMGILAKGERALATTNRNFVGRMGHPESEVYLCNPAVAAASAVLGRIAAPWEVE; encoded by the coding sequence ATGGCCATGACCATCACCGAAAAGATACTGGCCGCTCATGCCGGGATGGACCGGGTGGAGCCCGGGCAGCTGATTAATGTTAAGGTTGATCTGGCTCTGGGTAATGATATCACCGCCCCCGTAGCCGTCCGTGAATTTGAAAGAATAGGCGTTAAGACAGTTTGGGACCGGGAGCGGGTGGTAATTGTACCCGACCATTTCGTGCCCAACAAGGATATCAAGTCGGCGGAGCAGGTTAAAGGATTAAGGGAATTTGTCCGCAAGCATAACCTGACCCATTTTTACGAAGTGGGCCGCATGGGCGTTGAGCACTGCCTGCTGCCCGAGCAGGGGCTGGTGGGACCCGGCGATCTGGTTATCGGCGCCGACAGCCATACCTGCACCTATGGTGCCCTGGGGGCATTTTCCACCGGGGTGGGCAGCACTGATCTGGCTGCGGCCATGGCTCTGGGGGAAACCTGGCTCAAGGTGCCCGAAAGCATTAAATTTGTTTATAATGGCGAACTGCCCCGCTGGGTGGGCGGTAAAGACTTGATACTGTATACTATCGGCCGGATAGGCGTTGACGGGGCGCTGTACATGGCTATGGAATTTGCCGGCCCGGCTGTTGAGACTTTGGGTATCGAAGGGCGGCTGACTATGGCCAATATGGCTGTGGAGGCCGGGGCTAAAAACGGTATTGTGCCCCCGGATGAGATAACCCGCCGCTATGTTGAAGGTCGGGCCAAACGGCCCTATAAGTTTTATCAAAGCGATGCGGATGCCCGGTATGCTCAAGTTATCGAAATTGACGTCAGCAAGCTGGAACCCCAGATAGCTTTTCCCCACCTGCCCGAAAATACGCGCCCGGTAAGCGAGGCCGCCGATGTAATCATCGACCAGGTGGTCATCGGGTCCTGCACCAACGGCCGCCTGTCGGATTTGCAGCTGGCCGCCGAGGTGCTTAAAGGGCGCCGGGTAAATAATAATTTGCGGCTGCTGGTTATTCCCGGCACCCAGGATATTTACATGCAGGCGCTGCGGGAAGGGCTGGTGGAACAGTTTATCGAGGCCGGCGCGGCGGTGAGCACGCCCACCTGCGGGCCCTGCCTGGGCGGGCACATGGGCATTTTGGCCAAAGGCGAGCGGGCCCTGGCTACCACCAACCGCAATTTTGTCGGCCGGATGGGCCATCCGGAAAGTGAAGTATATCTGTGCAACCCGGCAGTGGCGGCCGCCTCGGCGGTGCTGGGCCGTATTGCCGCCCCGTGGGAGGTGGAATAA
- a CDS encoding CdaR family protein, producing the protein MAFRWRDNSIRILAVFMALVLWVYVTNEQNPVINRTYHIPLTVQGKPTGYVTSGVPEKIYIKVQSPKSIGATLGAGDFTARVSLLGITEGERELPVQVTAPPGVEVLQVTPQAVRVLADRITEKNVPVALNLKGKVSHGLQKGEPVLKPPVVTLHGPSKLLAEINRIGVTVDVSGAADTLVRDVAVQTGVKGVTVSPGRVSVTVPVASLPAGELPVRVKLTGEPAEGYAAGDPLVQPAFVQVTGPQQVLDSLISVNTMAVDISGAAENVEKEVVLMLPDGAVSVRPDRVHVTVRIAPVETEQPPPPVEEENPESENG; encoded by the coding sequence ATGGCTTTTCGCTGGCGGGATAATTCCATAAGGATACTGGCTGTTTTTATGGCTTTGGTGCTCTGGGTATATGTGACTAATGAGCAAAACCCGGTAATCAACCGCACCTACCATATTCCCCTAACGGTACAGGGAAAGCCAACAGGTTATGTGACAAGCGGAGTGCCGGAAAAAATATATATTAAGGTGCAAAGCCCCAAAAGCATTGGCGCTACCCTGGGGGCGGGTGATTTCACCGCCCGGGTAAGCCTTTTGGGTATTACAGAGGGTGAGCGGGAGCTGCCCGTACAGGTTACCGCACCTCCGGGTGTGGAGGTGCTGCAGGTAACGCCTCAGGCGGTTCGGGTTCTGGCGGACAGGATAACAGAAAAGAACGTACCGGTAGCGCTTAACCTGAAAGGGAAAGTCTCGCATGGACTGCAAAAAGGCGAGCCTGTTTTAAAACCGCCGGTAGTAACTTTACACGGACCCAGTAAGCTGTTGGCCGAAATTAACCGTATCGGCGTTACGGTGGATGTTTCCGGAGCGGCTGACACTTTAGTACGGGATGTGGCCGTACAAACAGGTGTTAAGGGCGTAACCGTCAGTCCCGGCCGGGTTTCGGTGACTGTGCCGGTGGCGTCATTGCCTGCCGGTGAATTGCCTGTACGCGTTAAGCTTACCGGTGAACCGGCGGAGGGGTATGCGGCGGGTGATCCTCTGGTGCAGCCTGCTTTTGTACAGGTGACCGGGCCGCAGCAAGTGCTTGACAGCCTTATCTCGGTGAACACTATGGCGGTCGATATCTCCGGTGCCGCTGAAAATGTGGAAAAAGAAGTTGTGCTTATGCTGCCGGACGGGGCTGTATCGGTACGGCCCGACCGTGTGCATGTTACGGTGCGTATTGCGCCGGTGGAAACGGAACAGCCGCCGCCACCGGTGGAAGAAGAGAACCCGGAAAGTGAGAACGGTTAG